CCTCTGTGGTGGCGGGTAGGAGGCCCTACGCCCTAGTTAGGTTTAAGACGAGCCGCGACTTGGGCGTCTTCGACGCGTCGAGGTCGGGGGGAGGCCGGAGGGTAGGCAACTACTATCTTGTCAACACGTCAGGCCCCCGCGAGGTGGTGGACAGGGCGCTGGAGCTCGCCGACAGCCTGGGGGCGTGGCGCGTGACTGCGTCTAACCACCTCGTCCAGTTGCTGTTTCCCTACGTGGACTGCCGCCGCGTGGTGGAGGCCTCGCTGAAATTTTACAATGGTCTATCATTATAAATTCTGAATTTTGGCTATAGTTAAAGTTTGTAAAACCGCAGAGTAACAAGTTTAGGCTAAATGAATTTTTATTAATGGCAAATAGACGTACCACATGCTCGACACTCCAGCACCCTACGTCCTGTTAGGTTTAATACTGTATTTTTTGACTTTCCGCTTCTACGCAAGGTGGATTGATAAAAAGATCTGGGAGACCGACCCCAACAGGCCTACGCCGGCGAGGATGTACTTCGACGGCGTGGAGTACTTCCCCGTCTCTAAATACGTCCTCTTTGGCTACCAGTTCAAGTCAGTGGCGGCGCTCGGCCCCATCGTGGGGCCTCTAACCGGTGTGTTGTTCTTCGGCTGGGTGCCCGCCCTGCTCTGGGTGATCTTCGGCAACATGTTCATAGGCTGGGCCCAGGACTACTCAGCCATGATGATGTCGGTGAGAAGCGAGGGCCGCTCCATGGGTCCCATTACCTACAAACTGCTGGGAGACAGGGCGAGGAAAATCCTCCTCGTCTATCTCATCTTCTACCTAATAATTATCACCGCCGTGTTTGAGTGGGTTATCATAGACGTGTTAAACAGAGTGCCCGGCACCTTCACGGCAGTCCTCTTCGTCCTCTTCGGCGGTGTTGTCTTCGGCTACTTGATATTCCAGAGGCGCATGGACGTGTTGGTAGCCACCGCGGTAGCCCTCCTCATTGTTTTAGTTGGCTACTTCACTGTGGCGCTGGTCCCCGCGGTGAGGCAGCCAGGCACCAACTTCTTGGACAGTCCTGACTTCTTCAAGACCTATAACTTCGATCCCAAGCTCACGTGGCCAGGCACCGCCACCGTCCTCTTCTGGCTAGTGATACTTTCCATACTGTACTACATCTCGGCAATTACGCCGATGCCTAGGTTCCTACTCCCAACGGTTTACGTGGGGTACCTACCGTCTATAATTGCCTTGGTGTTGGTGTTGCTGGCGGCGATATTCAGCCCCTTGACCGGCCTCACCATAAAGCAACAGTCCTTTACGTCTCTCTACGTAGATCCGCTGAAGAACCCACAAGGCGGCCCCCTGTGGCCCATACTATTCGTCACTATAGCATGCGGCGCAATCTCCGGCTGGCACAGCCTCGTATCCTCCGGCTTAACTTCTAAACAATTGGAGTACGAGACAGATGCCCTGCCGGTCGGAGGCGGCGCCATGATGACAGAGGGCGCGGTGGCGCTCTCCTCAATCGCCGCAATTATGGTTTTGTCGCAACCTCCCGCTGGGGCCGCCGCCTATGTGCAGGGAGCCACGTTATTAACTGGTAGCCTCTTGAAAGTACCCGACGTGTACATGAATATCCTATACGGTATATTTGTCACTGTTATGGGTCTAATAACATCAATGCTTTTCGTGAGAGTTTTTAGGCTCATCATGGCTGAGTTATTTGAAGAAAGCCCGCTGGGCAATAAATACATATCGCCGATAGTAATATTGATACTTGCAGGCTTCCTGGCGTTAGTCGGGAGCTGGACAAATCTATGGATCTTTTTCGGAGGGACCAACCAGCTACTTGCCGGTCTAGCCCTGTTGCTAGTTGCCATATTCCTTAGCAGTGTAAAGAAGCCCAGCGCATATGTATTCATCCCGGGCATATTCATGGCGATTACGACGCTGGCCGCCCTCGCCTGGGAGACCTACGTCTACGCGCTCTACGCCATTAACAACAAGCCCATCGGCGTACAAGCCGCAGCCGCGAAGCTCTACGGCCAGGGCTTGGTACAGGCGTCTAACCTCCTGTCGGCGGCATTCGGCGCACTCCTTCTGGTGCTGGGCGTAGTGATGACCTACTACCTAATAACGGGCTGGGCTAAATACAGAGCAAACAAATAAATACAGAAGTAGCATAGAAACCATGGGTCTTCTAGATAGGTTGAGGGAAGTGGTCGAGGGCCTCACGGTACACGGCCAGTCGACGGCAATATTGAAGGTGAAGGCGCAGATAGACAACTTATTCATGATCATCACCCTGGGCGACATGTTGGGGATCCCCATCCTGCCGCCTTACTACTCCATGAGGCTTCTGCCCTACGTCTTTCCAAATATCCAGAACTGGAAGAGGTACATGCTGAGGGAGAGGGACTTCACCGACTTAGTGACATGAAGGGGCTTTCTGGCCTACTGCAGGAGAACCCCAGCCTGAGGGTGTTTATCTACGCGGGTAAGGGGGGTCTTGGGAAGACCACGCTGAGCGCCGCCACGTCTCTAAAACTCTCGTCTATGGGCAAGAAGACGCTGGTCTTCAGCACAGATCCCCAGGCGTCGCTTAGCGACGTGTTTGAGCAGAACGTCTTTGGGAAGGGGGAGGTGAAGCTGGCGGATAATCTCTGGGTGATGGAGATAGACGCTGATAAGAAGATCAACGAGTACGTATCCTCGATAAAGAAGAAGATTATCGACATGTACCGCCTCGACGCTCTGCCTAAGGATATTGAGGAGTACATCGACAGCGCGGCGGCTGAGCCTGCCATGTACGAAAGCGCGGTGTACGACGCCATGGTGGACGTGGTGTCAGAGGGGAAGTATGACTACTACGTCTTCGACATGCCCCCCTTTGGGCACGGCATCAGGATGATCGCAATTGCAGATGTGTTGAGCCAGTGGGTTGAGAAGATTACCGAGTTGAGGAAGCAGGCCTACGAGTACGGGAGGGTGGCGGCGTCTCTAAAAAAGGCAGAAGCTGACCTACGAAGACGAGATATTGAATGAGCTGGAGTACATTAGGGGGCGCATCGTCAAGTTTAGAGACATCATCATGAATACGAAGACCACGGCGTTTATGATGGTCATGACACCTGAGCGGATGACTATTGTCGACACGGAGAAGGCACTGGAGATGTTCGACTCCCTGGGGCTTAAGCTCACCGGGATTGTCCTCAACCAGGTGTACCCCCCCGACCTCGCCAAGCGGCCGGACGCGCCTGCCTACATCAAGAGGAGGGTGGAGGAGCAGAGGAAGTACGTAGCGGAGATTGTGGACAAGTTTGGCAAATACCTCGTAGCTGTGATACCTATGTTGAACAGGGAGCCCAAGGGGCTGGAGGTGCTTAGAGGCGTTGCTGAGGAGCTCTGGAAGCCTTCGAGGAGGGTGGAGGAGTACCTATGAAGCAGTTGCTGGGGCAGAGGATTAAGTTCCTCTTCTTCGGCGGCAAGGGCGGCGTGGGTAAGACTGTCGTCGCGGCCGCCACGGCGCTGTACCTAGCCGAGGTGGCTGGGGAAAAGACGCTACTCGCCAGCTTCAACCCTGTGCACTCCCTCTCTTCTGTATTTGGACAGGACTTGTCTGGGGGGGTGGTTAAGGAGGTGGCGGGGGCGCGCAACCTCTGGGCCGTGGAGGTGCAGTACGACGACATTGTGGAGAGGTACAAGACGAGGATCACCACGTTGCTGAGGGAGATGCTTAAGATGGCCGAGCTCTCTGTGGACATCAAGCCGCTGGTGGACATCGCCACGACTAACCCGGCGTTTCACGAGGCCGCCGCCTTCGACAAGATGATGGACGTTGTCCTGAAGGAGGGCGCCAACTTTGACAGAGTTGTTTTCGACATGGCGGCGGTGGCCAACGCGGTGAGGCTCATCGGCTTGTCTAAGCTCTACGGCGCGTGGCTTCAGAGGACTATTAAGATGAGGATGGAGACCCTGTCCCTAAAGGAGCAGCTGTCATTCCGCAAGGATAAGGTAAGGCAGGAAATTGAAAGGGACCCCGTGCTCCACGAGTTGCAAGACCTCTACCAGAGGTATATGAAGGTCCGCGCCGTGTTGACCGACCCGGCCGCCACGCGTTTTGTCTTCGTGACGATACCCACTGTGCTGTCGATCTCCGTGGTGCAGAGGTTTATTGAGATGGTGAAGGCCTACGAGATACCGTTCGGCGGCGTGGTGGTGAACATGGTAATCCCCAGGGAGGAGGCTGAGAGAGACGCCACCGGCTTCCTAAAGAGTAAATACGACGAGCAACAGAGAAATCTCGAGCTGGTTAGGCGCTCCTTCGCGCCCCACATCCTGGCCTCCGTGAGGCTCTTTCCCGAGGACATAGTGGGGCTGGAGAGGCTGAGGCAGTTTATGAAGGAACTTGTTTCATGAGGGCCGTCCGGGACTTCCTCTTCGGCCTCCTCTTCCTCGACCTCTACAGAGAGACGGCGAAGCTCCACCGGGAGATTAGACTTCTGCTGGAGATCCTCGTCTTCGGCGACTTTGTGGGTATACCCTTCTTGACGACTTACTACTCCCTGCGCCTCCTGCCCTACGTCTACCCAACCTTCTCCGAGCTTAGGAGAGAGGCTGTGAAGGAACACGACATTTTTGACCTGCTGGGGGAGTACCATGCACACTGACTACAGCTGGCACGCAATCGCCGTGGGGAACCGCATCCTCGGGCTTTACAACTTCATCGTTCTGACGGCCCCGCCGAACTGGCGGCTTGTCA
The sequence above is drawn from the Pyrobaculum ferrireducens genome and encodes:
- a CDS encoding carbon starvation protein A; the encoded protein is MLDTPAPYVLLGLILYFLTFRFYARWIDKKIWETDPNRPTPARMYFDGVEYFPVSKYVLFGYQFKSVAALGPIVGPLTGVLFFGWVPALLWVIFGNMFIGWAQDYSAMMMSVRSEGRSMGPITYKLLGDRARKILLVYLIFYLIIITAVFEWVIIDVLNRVPGTFTAVLFVLFGGVVFGYLIFQRRMDVLVATAVALLIVLVGYFTVALVPAVRQPGTNFLDSPDFFKTYNFDPKLTWPGTATVLFWLVILSILYYISAITPMPRFLLPTVYVGYLPSIIALVLVLLAAIFSPLTGLTIKQQSFTSLYVDPLKNPQGGPLWPILFVTIACGAISGWHSLVSSGLTSKQLEYETDALPVGGGAMMTEGAVALSSIAAIMVLSQPPAGAAAYVQGATLLTGSLLKVPDVYMNILYGIFVTVMGLITSMLFVRVFRLIMAELFEESPLGNKYISPIVILILAGFLALVGSWTNLWIFFGGTNQLLAGLALLLVAIFLSSVKKPSAYVFIPGIFMAITTLAALAWETYVYALYAINNKPIGVQAAAAKLYGQGLVQASNLLSAAFGALLLVLGVVMTYYLITGWAKYRANK
- a CDS encoding ArsA family ATPase, whose product is MKQLLGQRIKFLFFGGKGGVGKTVVAAATALYLAEVAGEKTLLASFNPVHSLSSVFGQDLSGGVVKEVAGARNLWAVEVQYDDIVERYKTRITTLLREMLKMAELSVDIKPLVDIATTNPAFHEAAAFDKMMDVVLKEGANFDRVVFDMAAVANAVRLIGLSKLYGAWLQRTIKMRMETLSLKEQLSFRKDKVRQEIERDPVLHELQDLYQRYMKVRAVLTDPAATRFVFVTIPTVLSISVVQRFIEMVKAYEIPFGGVVVNMVIPREEAERDATGFLKSKYDEQQRNLELVRRSFAPHILASVRLFPEDIVGLERLRQFMKELVS